The following are from one region of the Bradyrhizobium sediminis genome:
- a CDS encoding carboxymuconolactone decarboxylase family protein — translation MRLKLLSPGEMSPAQKETYDESIAGKRGAPPAPMMAWLNSPEMARHATRLGEVLRFDTMFPARLSEIAILVTARHWTAHYEWYAHKRLALKGGMDPGIIDDIRNRRTPTFDDPKGQMIYDVAKSLHEGRGVSQALYDEAVKVLTVRGVTEIIGLCGYYTMVSMTLNTFEFELPAGEVSELA, via the coding sequence ATGCGGCTGAAGTTGCTTTCGCCTGGCGAAATGAGCCCCGCACAAAAAGAAACCTATGACGAGTCGATCGCCGGCAAACGCGGCGCCCCGCCGGCGCCGATGATGGCCTGGCTCAACAGTCCGGAAATGGCCAGGCATGCCACGCGGCTGGGCGAGGTGCTGCGCTTCGACACGATGTTTCCGGCGAGACTGTCGGAGATCGCGATCCTGGTCACGGCGCGACACTGGACCGCGCATTACGAATGGTATGCGCACAAGCGGCTCGCACTGAAAGGCGGCATGGATCCTGGGATCATCGACGACATCCGCAACCGCCGCACGCCGACATTCGACGATCCCAAGGGCCAGATGATCTATGACGTCGCCAAGTCGCTGCACGAAGGCCGCGGCGTTTCGCAGGCGCTGTATGACGAGGCGGTCAAAGTCCTCACCGTCCGCGGCGTGACCGAGATCATCGGGCTGTGCGGCTATTACACGATGGTGTCGATGACGCTGAACACATTCGAATTCGAACTGCCGGCGGGAGAAGTGTCGGAGCTTGCATAG